DNA from Acanthochromis polyacanthus isolate Apoly-LR-REF ecotype Palm Island chromosome 7, KAUST_Apoly_ChrSc, whole genome shotgun sequence:
caatgccgagaaaatgaagcctggattttgctacttcctggtcgccattttggattttttggagccagagacgtaaaaagcgtcatcaaacagactggaccggagagcaactaggggcaggattggctgaggattctcttatcccgcccatgttttaccgcagaggcttctgttgctgtctatcaggtatagccacgcccccttgctctgccaactttaacgatttatttaaaattcagtattgattcattttaagatcggccacctgatctctcattttgaccatgaaaactaacgggaaaaaaatcctgagctgtagaaaatcagtctatcaaattttattttttccaaaaatgaattggggtctatggagaaaaagcttcttggagccaaccctagcggacggcgtgatattgcaagtttttgacacttccgggtgggcttcaattctggagccagatgctacgtccactatatatacagtctatgattacactgcaaaaacttaAAATCTTACCACGTCTAtttgtctttttagtcaaaatgtctcatcccacttgatttaagataaattgacttcacaagtgacatttcagcaagatggagggacttgttttaagacaatgcatcttaaatatccaGTTAGGTCAAACAATTTTGACATTAcattgttttgagttgaattttacaagaaaactcgaAATAAGTTTAagcctcatgtcgtcctgtgggtcaaattaacccgttttaaagtttgaaaatgtgaaaaaaaaaatattttcacagcgaaatttctgatgtccacattttcaacatttttgggaaatctttgaatattttttggtggaaaaaaaaagagaaatgttaaatgtttcttatgaacactcacaaaaaaaaaaaaaatcaaccaaaatccagcaaatttcgctggattttggttgatttttatatgaatgttCTTATAACTGATATGCATGAAATCACtctagatattttcaggatttttttgaagatttttactctttttttttttttaaatatttacaagattttttgccaaatttgaggaattaaaaaaaacttaagagaaattttttttgatgatttttggggatttttttcagacaaggaaacaatatttcttggtgcctgtaaatgaagacaacaggagggttaatacatctcaaatttaggaggttacatgaaagcatgTCTGACTGATTATAAGACAtttaagcttgacaatcctggtaaaatatagcttaaaataagtcttcccagctaattttaggATCTCAGTATTCTCAATATCATATTGtattcaagaaatcttaccaagccactttttacttgttctactggcagattattttcacttatttcaaagcaatagttccttgaaataagtatttttttcttgttttgacagcggcctttttttccagtgtagtaTGATTATTCTTGTGATCTGATTGGTCACATGTCACAAGTGGCAGCAAATCAACGCCCAGCGGAGCTAATTTACCCGAGCTATGTTTGGAAGGTGAGGTGGCAGATGTTTCTGAAATTGTAATAAATACGGCAATCTTACACAAGCAAGACCAGTTTATCTGTTACACTGAAAATGCCGAATAATTTAGTGTGTGTGCAGCTTGATGGTGCCAGACTAAAACTATCATTGGGTATCTGCTGTGCCTTTTAGCATGTGGATCACAATATCATTTTTCTAATATGTTTCTAAAGTGAGAATAACTTTACATGTCTCTCTAGCAGAGGCACAACCTGGAAAAACTGAGTAAGAAGCACAGGATGATAAATGATGAAATTAATTACTTTTACACTGGCTCAGGCTATGCTAACAGCGAGTGGCTAAGTTAGCATGCAGCTATAGTTAAACCTCTAAACATTATCTGGAAAATGACCCCAAATAATGCTTTAATATTTGAACCTTAGTAGGCTTCTAAAGTTATAGAACATGGAAAGATGAACAAAACATAGTAGCAGGTGTAACTGCAGAAGACAAACTGCACTGTACTAATCAAGTAACCTAGGTATGAACGCCAAGTtactgctatcacatgctgttagtATACAACATTTAGTGTATATCGGTTATCAATCCAGTTTCCATTATCAATCTTGAGTACTGATAATCGAACAGCcgtgaaacaaacaacaacaaaaaaaaaaaacacaaatattgtaCAATCCCTGTTTTAGTGGTCTGAGAAAGTCTGCTGAAAGTGGAGCGTACCTATCATAGTTATCCAGCTCACTGGGATTATTCCCATTTAGAGCAGCAGCTGCCATTTTCTCCAGTTTGTCCTTGAGTTCCTCGTTCTTCCTCTGGAGGTCAACAATGACTGAATTCAGGAAATCAATCTGTAAAGGAGAAACAACAGTTGCATCAATCCTGCTCCTGGTGAATAATCAGCTACTGTCCATCATCAAATTTCCTTCCTACTACTAGTTATTTAACAATTAATAATAAAGTATATTTATTGTATTATGTGCCACTGCTTTGCCTCCCTTTCACAAAGCTCAATCGTGGCTACGCCTCATAAGTCCATAACATGAGTCCAATCTTGATTAAGGTAATGAACTGCCACTGTGAGTTGTCAGCCCAAGAAAAATCGAAGCTTGGAATGAGTCAGTGAAATACCCACATTTAATGAGTGTCTCACTGAGTAAAAAGTAATCAGCAACATATCTGACGTCTACTAAGATGAAATTTTCCCTGGGGATTTTGAGACCTCGCTCAGTGCTTAAACGTTTTGATTAATCAAGCTTGATTCATCTTCGGGAGACAGTTTGCACGCCAACCATAAAGTGACTCAACTGGATGGAACATAAGAACAAGAACCACAGTGACAAACATGCACAAGTGAGGCTGATGAAAAACAGTAACAAACCGCTGCCTGATGGTGGTGTAGCATTGCCAACATCAGAAACAGGGCAGAAGAGAGGAGTTGGAATttaagaaagagaaggaggagaaaaaaaaatgaaattcaaattaGGACTCACCTACTGGCAGACAACACACTCAAGTCatcacagacacagaaactACAGTATAACATTTTAGAGTCAACACAGGAGGGAGGTGAAAGTTGTGACACtgaaaagataagataagccttTAATAAGAAATGACGCTATTATCCCACTATTGTGGCTAAAACACTGACAGAGCCGGGGCGATTAAGCTGCGCCACTGATTCATGGGTCGTATCAATCATCCCTGTGAGAGCTGGGATGGCGTGAGAAGCTGCACGTCttttcaattaaatttaaaatagctTTGGCTCATTTCACCTCCGTAAAACATTATACTGTAACAGTAGCGAGTCAACATTCAGAGTCTCCTGCTACAAGCAGAAATactatttactgtcatttagTAGTGAGTACTAAGTAAGCAGCACGGTCATTCACAAACAACATTCAGTGAGACTGTTTCCATACGACTGCCCAAAActacaatgacacagaaatgcaATGAGGACAGGCTATCGTCAAACAAGATAATTCTATGGGCAGGGTAGGAAAGCATCATTACGCTGAATGTAGAGATggaaaaaacaaggaaacaagaaaACTCAACCTATCAACGCATTACTGGGATGCAACAGTACACACCTGACTCTCTGCAGTCTCCTTATCCTCCCTCAATTGGTCCAAAACCACATCACCTGCAAAACAGAAGTAAAGTACACCATCTGCTTTCACTTCACAAAGAAATGATCTGTGGTTCTGAGTTAAGTCCAGCCTTACCCGAGGACTTGTTGATGGTGTCAGGCCCTGCAGCCAGGTCCGTCTCCAGCCTCTGAATACGTTCCTGTAGATTAGCTTTGTCCTGCTCCAAGGACTGAATTGTACCCTGCAGTGTCTTAACCGAGGCACTTTCCCCACGCAGCACAGTCAGCtatcaaaaaacacacaatattaaAATACTAGAAAATGTCTATagaattgcttttttttgtttttctttttacaaattaTTACCAACttctaaaacataatttttacaGCAACAAGCGGAACTCCTCACTGAATGAAAAATTATAAGAAATAGTTTAATTACGTCTGTAACAGTAAGAGAAGTTTCCAACTCACAACTGGCTTATTCcatcccaaaacaccaaatattcaggaaggtggTTGCAGCACCATCTTCAGTTTTACTGTGGGCGCTGGTGGTGgaagatcatgataaaaaaagcTTTGTGTGCAAAATTGCAGGCATCTACTCCCAataatttttgagttatggcattttcaaattttaataatccaggccaaaatgtcctcctcccaatcctcgcctggaatttttaggttttaaaatgcttatatctctgcttctgggtatcacagagacttgacattttttctccaagctccctacatgttggtgatgtcctagaaacaacacacacactcaggagaagtctactgggagtagatgcctgtaattttgcacataaagttttttttatcatgatctccCACCACTATCTTACaaagccaaattgaaaatggtgctGAAACCCCCATTTGTGAATTCAGACGGAATTGGTCAACTTTCAACGTTGCAATTTCACATGAGGCAGGTTCTGAGGTCATTTGTCAGTACGCTCAAAGACCAAGTATGCAGTGACATTTTTTCTTGCTATAAAAGTGACATCATGTTAGCCTCTTCTGTGCAAAGCCACGTGCAGTAGATCAGAGTCTACTGAGTATTCCTTGTAACGTAGTACCCCATTGACATATGGTATAAAGAGGTATAGTAAGCCGTTTAACATTGACTAGCTAGACTACATATGCATTGCACATCTGGATTTCAACTGTTACTAGTCAAAAACAACAATCCAGATATCAGATGTCATGTTTCCGAGGACAAATGACATTACTTTTACTACTCATGGTTTCTCATTACAAATATTGACAATTTAGCTGCAGATATCCAGAGTGATACGTGGATGTGTGTAATTAAGGTTGTAGATATACAGTTTCATTCTAACTAGTCATAATTATAGTGCACGACATCTTTATTTCCCCTAAATTCAAGAGATCTACATCGCCCTTTGTAAATACCTACATTAAGTCTGAACTACTCAGAATGACATTGCAAACATTACGAAGTGGAAAATGATCAGTCAACATGATGGTGTAGATATCGCAAACTGTAATCCTGTCTAGTCAACATATAACGCACATCTTCATTTAAAGTTATGACTGGGAAAAGTGACGctgcagatatctgtaattaaGTGAGAAATTACGGTAAGAGGGAGGAGGCAGCTTGCTTTTCAAGGCATTTCCAATCTCTCAATCTTAGGCGCTGCAGCAGTGTGATGAGCATTGTTCTGCACAGCAGTTCAGACTAGTCACAATCAGGTTTGAGATATCTGACTACTATTTTGACGAGTTAAAATTAAACTGCATCCATCTGTATCAGAATTACATCATACAAATGTAAATAACAATTCTAACTAGTCAGCGTATAGAGATGTGTCAAGGCAAAATGGCATTGTCaatatctgtaaattaaaatgaagctaaatATGGGATGAATCAAGGTCCAACGTGTGTATCCTGTTAAAAGCTTTGAACATGCGCCTTGTTGTGTCTTTAAAGTTTAGAATCtgctacaacagctgaagaaagtGGTGAGATTTTGATCCAAAAGTACATTAAAATAGTTTGGTCCCTCTAAATTCTGCACTTGCTTGAAAGCATGTTGTGCACGGTGCACTTGCCAGTTTTGTCAATGATCTTTGGGATCAATACTACCACAGTAACATCACGCATTAGTTTCTTACCTCACTCTTCAGGTTTTCCACCTGCTGGTCCTTTTCTGAGATTAAGGCACTGTTTTTATGGATGGACTGCTGGAGGGCAGCCTTCTCTTTGTCCAACTGCTCCTTCAAGGTGCTCTCACTATCAAACACACAGGACCAACTAAGTATCGCAGGTACTTTATAAAGTCACTTCAGGAAGAGAAAAACCCTAACCTTATTTTACCAATACTGACACTGTACAAATTTGACTAGACAAATGAACCAGGAAAAGCTGCCTAAATGGTAAGATTGCAAATCCCACGGTATTTACGGATAAAATTAAGGGATGCGTGGCACCATGGccgaaaacaaacaaacaaaaaaggaaaatatgtcAGGCAAGTGCAATGGGGAATTAATCATGTGCCTAAATCTGTGTGGTCAAATTATTTGTACTGTGACATGATGATGGCTGTTATGACGTAATATGAAAAGGCGCAAAGTACCTGAAGGCATTGTTTGGCAGGctttgaaagaaaagaacagCATGACATTCACTTTATCACAAATGCTCGGCACATTTGCATGAAATGTGTGCTTGTATTGACACaggcttaaaaaaatattcctcATATTATTGGTGAACATGTACATTTCTGACAAAATGCCTGAATCACAAAACGACGGTGGATTTTCTTACCTTTTCTTTATCTCGTCCAATTGCTTTTTGAGTTTTGAGTGCTCACCCTTCAGCTAGAAACACAACAATTAAAATTCAATCATTGTCACCACAACCGCAGCACACAAGATGTTCGAGTGGGTTTATAAAAGATTGTTTTGAGATTAATACACTGCACCTTCACAAGATCACCCTGGTCTCTGTGATTGTTATCAATCTCCTGAGTCAGCTTGTTGTTCTCATCTTGCAGCTTCTGCAGGGACTGTGACTTCACAGAAACTGCTTCTTTAAGCTCCTCACTGGATAGACAGAAATGATCAAATTATTCAGAAAATCCTGACAGCTGATGTAGAGCACATATTGGCTTGTCAACTCCTTTATCTCCGTTTATTTACTGTGAGTTACTAACTGTATTGGGCTATTGGAACTTCAATGTGACAGTAAAAGCCAAAGTTGAGGATATTCTTACATTTCCTGGCACAGACTCTTAGTTCTCtcagtttctgtgcaaatttgctTTTTGGATACATTCAGATCTTCTTGATATTTGGAATTCTCTTTCTTCAAAGATTCcaactgaaacaaacaaaaaaaaaagcacatgcaTTTAGAACTACAGGACATACATGTCAAAGAATTCACTTCATTCTTTTCCTCTTACAATACTACTTGAGTTTAGAGTACAACTACAACGTTGACGGCAAATACATCCACGTTCATAAAGCTGtgctgacaaaaacacacattccttGGAGAGCAGTGAGGTGACAGGGTGTCAGCTGAGCAAAGCCACTTCGTTACTAAAAGACTACTTTATTGGTATTTCCTCTCTtacctctgtctctctttcctgCTTGGCGCTCTGGAGCTTTTCAAACAAAGACTGAACTTCATTCTTCTCCTGCATCAAAGCGGCTTTCTCTTTTATCAGCTGTTCAAGAGCCTCAGCAGTCTTGCCAGAGGCCTCTGTAGCCTAAACAGCACATGAGCAGAACATTTGCTAAGAACGACAGTTTGACAGCGAACGGTTGGTTTACATTAACACCATGTGACTTCAACCAACCAAATTAACTATTCACAGGTCATTTGATAAAGCTATACAAAAGCAAAATTTGAACCGAAAACCCAATTCATCATTTAATTACCCTTTAATTAATTACCTGCATGCATAATGAATTAGGTACTTTATCTACTGATAAAGAAACAATTATACAAACCTCAGTTCAAATTTCAAGTACATTATTACAGACAATCAACAACAATTTTAAACTATGGAGAAAATAATTGGTACATACTCTAAAACCTGTGGCCTCAGAACGAATGCTCTCAACCCATTAGCTTGTGTAACAGGTTGGATAGGACACAAACTGTTTCAGGTATTGTATACCTTTAAAGACAGTCTGAGTAGAACTTAGATGGACTAAACCATGTGATGGTGTGTTTAGACTGTGTGAGTGTCATAATGATCACCTTACaccccaaaaaataaaataacccaGAAGAATTTTGTCAAACATTATATCTCGTTATAAGCCCACAGGCAAAGGCTGGGAGCTAAGGGTCAAAAACAGCATTTAGTAAATGGAAGATGAAAGTTAAACATGAAACTAAGAGGACAGGGAGACAAACCAGCAAGCATGCAGTCAGACGGTGACATAGCCCCAGCCACTCTACATTGGTGAGTCAGTGTTTACTACTGGAGGAGGAATACCTCAAGCTGCttagaaactgcattttttagATGTGATTCGAGCTGCTTGACTTGCTGGACGGCTTCATCTCTCTCCATCTGCAGGGCATCCTTCTGAGCTGTTAGATGTGAGACACTGGAAGAAATTTCTTCTTTCACAATGGCAGAAGCCGAAACCTCTGCGACGGCATCCTTGTATTGCTTTTCCAGAACTTCTTTATCAGTCTGTAGGGTCTTGATATCAACCTGTAGCTGCTTCTGGCTGGTCTGCAAACACTCCAATTGTTTTAGAAGCTCTGATCGTTCTGCAAGccagttttctttgtttgtgtggAGAGAAGAAACATCCTGCTCTAATTTACGGCGGCTGGATAAAAGGTCCTCCTTCTCTGTGGTCAAGAGGGTCATCTGTTTGCCTATCTCCTCAAGCTTAGATAACAGCAGTTCTTTATCTTCTGCTAACTGACTTTTTTCTTCCCCTTGCTgcttcatttgtgttttcataGTCTCCATATCTACCATTAAGGACCTCTTTTGCTCATCAGTATTCTTAAAGATAGAGGAAATCTCTTTATTATCTTCTGTAACTTTGGACAATGTTTTCTGCAATTCCTCAATTTGTTTGGAAAGACTTTCCTTGTCAGATGTTGCTTTATTCCGTTCACTGGATTCAGCCTCTAGCTGGGTCTCAAGCATGTGCTTGGCCTCTGACACTGATTCAGATTGACATTTTAACTCCTGGATCTCATGAAGAAGGTCCTGGTTGTCTTTCTGCAAGGACTGTACTTTTTTATCAGCCTCAGTCTGCAATGACTGAAGATGCTGATAATCGTTTGTAAGGTTTTCCACCTGTTTAACAAGCTCTAAATTAGCCTtctcaaaatcattttttagtTTACTGTGCTTTTCAACAAGTTCAGTTTTGTCCTTTTCAAGAGTTTTAATATCAGAGCAATGTTTCTGCAGTTCATTTTGTAGGTCagtcttttctcttttcaaacAGGTCTTCTCTGCTTCCACCTCATCTTTTTGGCGTTTGGTTTCTTCTAGCATTGTTGTTAATTGACTTTTCTCTTCAACAAGCTCAGCATTAGTTCTGGAGGAACTATCCAATTGGTTCTTAGTTGTTCGGATATCACTAGCTAGCTTATCACGCTCAAGCGACAGAGCATTTTTCTCAGATATGGCCTTTGAGTGCTTCTCCTCTAACTCTCCCTTTTCCCCTGTCAAACGCTCACAGTccattttctgctgctctagTGCTGAATCCAGGCTCATCTTTTCTTTTCGTAAAGCATGTAGGGCCATCTCGGTTTCAGAATTCTGAAGGCAAAGCACTTGCTTCTCTTGGTCAAAAGATGATAATGCTTCTTTAAATTTGACATTAGACTGAGACAGTTGTTCTGCAGAGACTTGAAGCTTCTCCTTTAGTTCTTGTATCTCTCTGAGCAGCTCGTCCTTCTCATTGGAGGCTTTTCTTTGGCTCGCAAGTAGGTCTTCTTTCTCCTGTAGAAGGTGAAGTTTTTCAGAATCAGTTACCTGACTGTTCGTCTTGAACTCTTCCAGCATCTGAGTCAAGCTCATTTTTGAAGCTTTGAGGTCTTCACATTCACGGATATAGCTCTCTAAATCTTTCTTTGTGGCACTGAGCTTGTTCTGGAGGTCCTCCTTCACTGTCTCAAGGTCCTTTTTCTCCAACCCAGCAGCACTGATTTCAGAGGACATCTCCATCTTCTCTTTTGTCAGCGTTTCTGCTTGTGCCTGGAGCTGGGTATTCTTCAATGTAAGATCTTCTTTTTCCAAGTTCAAGGACTTAAGTTTTGTCTGCAACTCAGTGTTCTTAGCATCAAGAGACTTTTTGGCATTTCTAGCAGCATCTCTCTCTAATATCAGATTGTCTTTCTCAGATGTTAGCTTTGACTTGCTTTCACTGAGGTCCTCTTCAAGCCGGTTCCTCTCTTTGCAGACATTTTCATAATCCTCGAGTAGTTGCTTCTTTTTAGCCTCAATTTGCTGGATGTCTTGCTGATGCTTTACAAGAgcatcatttttctctgcaatttgTCTTTGAAGCTCCTCAACTTGCAGCAGGTATTCACCATTACCATgcttcagttgtttgtttttagcctgTTCTTCTTGAAGACAGTCTTTAAGCTTCTCCAGTTCCTTGTCCACTGACATCTTCTCTTCTTCTAAACGCTTGTTGTTGGTGAGTAGTTCCTCTTGATGTTTGGCAAGTTTATCGCTGGTTATTTGCAGTTCTTCATTGTGGACTAAAATTTGCTGGTGACTAATCTCAAGGGCAGAAAGTTTAGTCTGCACATCTGAAAGCTGTTTCTCCAGTTTGACCTTCTTGCCCTTAACATCCTCATTTTCCTTCGACACATTGTCCAGCTCTAGATTCAATTTCTCCAGTTTTTTGGACAATTGTTCAATATCATGCTTGGAGGAGTCAAGCTCAGTGGAAAGACACTGggaaaacaaaagtgaaaggggggaaaaaggagGGAAATATATATACAGGGCAAAGTATGAATGAATCCAAAATAAACCAAGCAGATATGGACATAAGTGATATGCAAATGAAAAGGTTAAGCTGCAGAAGCATCAAAAATGGTCGAAGATCACACCACAGCTTACACCACATCAAGTTCAAAAAAAGTTTaaagtggaacattttcacttcaactttaagtaaataaataaatagcatTAACACCAGCAAATTTGTCTGGGTGCCAGAGCATGCCATTACTCGTCACTAGCAACATCATTGTAAAGGACTTACTAGGTATATATAGCTACTAAATTTGGAATCGCTATTCCAAAAGTAAGTTCAGaacttaattttcttttaaataataatctTTTCCAGACTATATAAGCCATTGTTGCCTACTATGACTCAGAGaatatacaaaaataatgcatttttgtcGGAGTGTGAAAATGCTTCAATGAAAAAGCCGCTTGATGAGCTATGCTGGGAGGGGTACATCAAAATAGCCCTTACCACTCAATGGAAAACTGAAATCAGTAGTTGAAGAAACCTTTTACTTAGTGGTCATTTCCTTGACCACAGATCTACTTGTATTGCTTTTCTATTTAAATGGACATCCAACTTTCTTTTTCAGACCTGTTAATTCCAAACCTGAAGTACTGTGCTTCTTGAAACATTTAAAGATTTAGACAGCATGTAACACCCTTGTCCTGATTTATGCCTCACCATAAAGGTCTAAGAGTTCTTTGAAATTATGGTTTCACATTTACACTGCCTCCATTTACAAACAGTGTCCATAATATCCATGATAATCCATGTTAAGAGTGAACAATAATGATAAAGCTGTGCATGAATATCCATAAagcagcatgaaaaaaaaacttaaagtgTGAATGATTTCTTTGACTTTTCCAATAACCATAAACTGCTTATAAATACATTGAAGGCATAATTTTATCTGGTGTACCCCTGCAAGCATATACCGCACGGCACCATGCGCTTGTTATGAGCCTTAGTGTGAGGGGGGAATGAGCAACTTGTCATAAACAAGATgtataacattaaatgagaagaaatAATGTTACACAATAATCACTAATATTTAATGACCAGAGATAGTTATTTAGAGGGTGGGCCATAAGCTTTCACACATAGGAAAAtgcataatgtattttttttatgtttcagatacCCTAGAAGACGCATTTGATGCTTTTGTTGGGGGCAGTTGAAGGCCATGgtgtatcaggtgaagataCGAGTAtaaatcatagactgtatataaagatggacgtagcatctggctccaaaaatgaagcccacccggaagtgtcaaaaacttgcaatatcacgccgtccgctacggttggctccaaaaagcttttgctccatagaccccaattcatttttggaaaaaataaaatttgatataccgattttctacagctcaggatttttttcccgttagttttcatggttaaaatgagagatcaggtggccgatcttaaaataaatcaatactgaattttaaataagtcGTTAAAGTTGGctgagccagggggcgtggctatacttgatagacagtcttgtctggaatgattgacagatcctttagggcgaggctttcagcagtctggcttcagtctggctcgcccatagactggtcctgcccctagttgctctccggtccagcctgtttgatgacgctttttacgtcactggctccaaaaaaatccaaaatggcgaccaagAAGTAgtaaaatccgggcttcattttctcggcgttaaaaccaacgggtgacgtcacggttagttcacacTTGGTATAAATCATCTCAAAGAACACGTGACCAACGCCATGACAAGCAGAACTTCAACTGTGCTAAGGCAAGTTCATCAACAATAGAAAACACATTAATATGTGATTTCGAAACAATGGTAATCATATACAacatattataaaaataaaaacaattgtccaacataaaatgtttatttctcctttgtatggaaacttatggcccactCTGTATAGTCCCCTGTAAAgtctttttaaagctttaacatttttgatgatcaagactaaaagaaaaaaagtaatatatacaaaaaacatgttaaacacTTTGtccatcaaaatgtaaaacatgcagaTTCAGCTTATGCGTCTTTAAGTTTGTGCTTACCTGAACCTGTTCCTTATACGGCTGCAGCTCAGATACCAGCTTCTCCAGCTCTTGGTTTTTGTCCTTGGAGGAGGACAAATCCTGTTTCAGCTGATCAGCCTGACTTTGCAGCACCTCCAGTTCCTTCACATGGAGCTCTGAGGCCTGAGAGCGGGACTTCTCATGTGAGGCCTTCAGTTCCTCGACCAGATTCTCACTTTGTCTAACTGTCTTCTCCTAGACAATATAAAATGAGAAAGGCAGTAATTACTCACATTACATTCAATGAATAATTTTGATGTAGC
Protein-coding regions in this window:
- the clip1a gene encoding CAP-Gly domain-containing linker protein 1 isoform X2; amino-acid sequence: MSTAKASGIKVPSKIARPPGAGAPKTNPNTAKVPAADKSAASATGGDAKNSEENFQIGERVWVNGNKPGYIQFLGETQFAPGQWAGIVLDEPIGKNDGSVAGVRYFQCEALRGIFTRPSKLSRTEGEANGTQTAPPSRAASPTPSVGSVASQTPATKSSLPSTTTAAKKASATTPATPVTPSSNLTRTNSESVSNLSETGSVKKGERELKMGDRVLVGGTKAGVVRFLGETDFAKGEWCGVELDEPLGKNDGAVAGTRYFQCQPKYGLFAPVHKVTRIGFPSTTPAKAKTTVRKVVATPSGLKRSPSASSISTMSSVASSVSAKPSRTGLLTETSSRYNRKISGTTALQEALKEKQQHIEQLMAERDMERAEVAKATGHVGEMEQELTLLRDDQEQMETKMDQLRALVEAADKDKVDLLNQLEEERRKVEDLQFRVEEACITKGDLETQTRLEHAHIKELEQSLLFEKTKAEKLQRELEDTRVATVSERSRIMELERDLSLRTREVADLQLRLGMQQGSEDSNSTLSPLLEEINSLRDQLASQESSQREELEQYKEKLEAEEKAHSEAVAQLQASSVKLSGDKEQLQMRISQAEKENADIVELWRSKMESAVTSHQQAMEELKVSFSKGAGAQTEELVETKSALEKLKVEYKLALDEGEAKRDAEASAWTQETQELKAQLLSLTEEKERLEESLRSSVERAEEQHLVEMEDVLGKLHAAELRVKELEEKESSQAQQTQDKDKETKEQMAEMVTLRSQMAQGNQELVALKKQLEEAQSQGNNQGVKVSELSSQLEGKQQEALSLQQSLTTVKEEKDTLEKELGGLKQKFAESTEEQGKSAITMQETLEKLTKKEEQCISLTTESESLRSQLAGLERKLKAADEKLEQLSKDKSKLENDISDMMKASGDSSVQLTKMNEDLMQKERRLEELQNQLAEEKEKTAHLNEQLQQEQSHKEQELKEARDTHQTQISSLQEKITTMEKTVRQSENLVEELKASHEKSRSQASELHVKELEVLQSQADQLKQDLSSSKDKNQELEKLVSELQPYKEQVQCLSTELDSSKHDIEQLSKKLEKLNLELDNVSKENEDVKGKKVKLEKQLSDVQTKLSALEISHQQILVHNEELQITSDKLAKHQEELLTNNKRLEEEKMSVDKELEKLKDCLQEEQAKNKQLKHGNGEYLLQVEELQRQIAEKNDALVKHQQDIQQIEAKKKQLLEDYENVCKERNRLEEDLSESKSKLTSEKDNLILERDAARNAKKSLDAKNTELQTKLKSLNLEKEDLTLKNTQLQAQAETLTKEKMEMSSEISAAGLEKKDLETVKEDLQNKLSATKKDLESYIRECEDLKASKMSLTQMLEEFKTNSQVTDSEKLHLLQEKEDLLASQRKASNEKDELLREIQELKEKLQVSAEQLSQSNVKFKEALSSFDQEKQVLCLQNSETEMALHALRKEKMSLDSALEQQKMDCERLTGEKGELEEKHSKAISEKNALSLERDKLASDIRTTKNQLDSSSRTNAELVEEKSQLTTMLEETKRQKDEVEAEKTCLKREKTDLQNELQKHCSDIKTLEKDKTELVEKHSKLKNDFEKANLELVKQVENLTNDYQHLQSLQTEADKKVQSLQKDNQDLLHEIQELKCQSESVSEAKHMLETQLEAESSERNKATSDKESLSKQIEELQKTLSKVTEDNKEISSIFKNTDEQKRSLMVDMETMKTQMKQQGEEKSQLAEDKELLLSKLEEIGKQMTLLTTEKEDLLSSRRKLEQDVSSLHTNKENWLAERSELLKQLECLQTSQKQLQVDIKTLQTDKEVLEKQYKDAVAEVSASAIVKEEISSSVSHLTAQKDALQMERDEAVQQVKQLESHLKNAVSKQLEATEASGKTAEALEQLIKEKAALMQEKNEVQSLFEKLQSAKQERETELESLKKENSKYQEDLNVSKKQICTETERTKSLCQEIEELKEAVSVKSQSLQKLQDENNKLTQEIDNNHRDQGDLVKLKGEHSKLKKQLDEIKKSESTLKEQLDKEKAALQQSIHKNSALISEKDQQVENLKSELTVLRGESASVKTLQGTIQSLEQDKANLQERIQRLETDLAAGPDTINKSSGDVVLDQLREDKETAESQIDFLNSVIVDLQRKNEELKDKLEKMAAAALNGNNPSELDNYDSHDKQPTKKKPPPRLFCDICDCFDLHDTEDCPTQMQMPDSPPHTTYHGNKGEERPYCDICEVFGHWTDSCNDDQTF